A genome region from Labrus mixtus chromosome 9, fLabMix1.1, whole genome shotgun sequence includes the following:
- the st3gal4 gene encoding CMP-N-acetylneuraminate-beta-galactosamide-alpha-2,3-sialyltransferase 4 has product MSQKTTKTWCLRLFPVLLFFISFITYYCSYAIIQSYGGTSKSPNSSKSLCGGWLTQKKWESLNFNISRQTKLFLELEDFFWREHLSKLALPYGIKGSELLLLKVLAVTANYQEPTITEKLECRTCVVIGNGFAIKNSSLGSIINKYDVVIRLNDAPVRGYEDDVGNKTTMRFFYPESASYNPGLHNEPSTLMVLVPFKLQDLRWLKEILYNEKRVRKGFWKPPPQIWLGDVSKIRVLDPHFLHQTADRLLQIPLYPKSKQPVHPTTGLLAVFVALNYCDVVHIAGFGYPNSKSQRHPIHYYGYDTMKSMKNSYHDLNHEAEALKRLEDSGAILYLHPHL; this is encoded by the exons CATGGTGCCTTAGGCTTTTCCCAgttcttctcttcttcatctccttcatcACATACTACTGTTCCTATGCCATAATCCAGAG TTACGGAGGCACCAGCAAGTCTCCGAACAGTAGCAAGTCGCTGTGTGGCGGCTGGCTAACCCAGAAGAAGTGGGAGAGCCTTAACTTTAA CATTAGCAGGCAGACAAAGCTCTTTCTGGAACTGGAGGATTTCTTCTGGCGGGAGCATCTGTCTAAGCTGGCATTACCGTATGGCATTAAGGGCAGTG agctgctgctgctaaaaGTTCTTGCTGTAACTGCAAATTATCAGGAGCCAACCATCACAGAAAA acTTGAATGCAGAACCTGTGTAGTCATAGGAAACGGCTTTGCCATAAAAAACAGCTCCTTGGGAAGCATCATCAACAAATATGATGTAGTCATTCG GTTGAACGATGCCCCGGTAAGAGGCTACGAGGACGACGTGGGGAACAAGACCACCATGAGGTTCTTCTACCCGGAGTCGGCTTCTTACAACCCGGGACTACACAACGAGCCGAGCACACTTATGGTCCTGGTGCCTTTCAAGCTGCAAGATCTACGGTGGCTTAAAGAGATCCTTTATAATGAGAAGAGG GTCAGGAAAGGCTTTTGGAAGCCGCCTCCCCAGATCTGGTTGGGTGACGTCAGTAAAATCAGAGTGCTGGACCCTCACTTTCTGCACCAGACTGCAGACAGACTGCTCCAGATCCCTCTCTACCCCAAGAGCAAACAG CCAGTGCATCCCACCACGGGTTTACTCGCTGTGTTTGTAGCTCTCAACTACTGTGATGTGGTTCACATTGCTGGTTTTGGATACCCCAACTCAAAGAGCCAAAGACACCCTATCCATTACTACGGCTATGACACCATGAAGTCTATGAAG aacTCCTACCATGACCTCAATCATGAGGCTGAAGCCTTAAAAAGACTGGAGGATTCAGGAGCCATTTTGTACCTGCACCCGCATTTATGA